In one Dermatophagoides farinae isolate YC_2012a chromosome 4, ASM2471394v1, whole genome shotgun sequence genomic region, the following are encoded:
- the LOC124490262 gene encoding uncharacterized protein LOC124490262 isoform X3 translates to MLIMNSIIIDDDDNDERRNLNRYRNHGQHQSDDDDDDNAMSICYCPSSSMAKYHQQRYNQSSSLLWPKSVRSTTAPTTIMIRPYNDNDNNNNNNKWNKMNYDDDDDEWITKYIATTIRCQSVKQQKHINCILLYRMIMSSSSLLFHMKSCISLFYMIMITMSMMMMAMANNNNTDTDTDNHPISSPSTMMMMDLASLSSNRTNVRPLSLPLQSSSSSSVSTTEYFYAQDKLSDAQVEQFLMALNQNITNTASTGTSAATAVSNNNRINGGGQSSSSSSLVRHHRPSSSSKMMMTIINGQHHINDHQHSLSLITPNNNNDFHVNNSQNHTKMDKNNITALRYSQPQQRPTSMINNHRLPDDADQQNDLSQWLRPVYIPPKRSSSSMIMMDPSSSSTTASNQTSSILLFGSDMMIMSSSNNTTTINSDDDDKLKNNNEKNLLSKSYGNILLRTNITFELKDEQWVAPIIALSTLNMLVIIAFECFVIYRACRTCPSRRHLFLGQMLLLGLFLCSAMGLTFVPKSSWLTCTMIRSGLGISFAIVYAALLVKTVFLLSLHQGVYLSAEYQALLLFFIIATQVAIDVQWLAFSRSTLVIDYWDGFGQAVYRCDHSTQHLLWSLCYIILLIAILAVMTFRIRGYRENHGEALFLGIVAILQIFVWFVWTTGTMTSTPHYRDGFTAFGIVANATMIFMIMFLPKGRQLAAVGGRSSGGHHFGVNGDDDDGSGGGGGNDGHHHAVMAGIPGIDQLSIGSSPSIYCGPQSFLHLKSGSLSGNMKASMMNNNKQSSYAYRTSIGTVIGGNHGHNNNNNRSSHGSITPGATAAYHHLYQKFNYNIHGTDTSLTTSPNDGGIGTTSTTLTANNSNNNNNNYQSRSMSNSFSSHAIFNANFQQIQQQQPNSMNEQKMKESTGNNDGDNNDNDISDDDDDDEDPNYSNLSNIFTTSTLAMTTTTTATTTATSSSNDDGCSKTSPISENNSNHDSSSASDHQTRAPSIPKTKRPTLMNGLQQQPIKSPNELQMMLIHDDNQVKLFLLLYLDKNILTTTR, encoded by the exons atgttgataatgaattcaataataatcgatgatgatgataacgatgaacGAAGAAATTTAAATAGATATCGAAATCATGGACAACAtcaatctgatgatgatgatgatgataatgcaaTGTCCATTTGTTAttgcccatcatcatcaatggccaaatatcatcaacaacgttacaatcaatcatcatcattattatggccaAAAAGTGTgagatcaacaacagcaccaacaacaataatgatcagaccatataatgataatgacaacaacaacaacaacaacaaatggaacaagatgaactatgatgatgatgatgatgaatggataACCAAATatatagcaacaacaatcagaTGTCAAAGtgttaaacaacaaaaacatataAATTGCATATTATTATACCGGATGatcatgtcatcatcatcattgttatttcaTATGAAATCCTGCATATCATTATTctatatgataatgataacgatgtctatgatgatgatggccatggctaataataataatactgaTACTGATACTGATAATCATccaatatcatcaccatcaacgatgatgatgatggatctaGCATCATTGTCTTCCAATCGAACTAATGTTcgaccattatcattaccattacaatcatcatcatcatcatcggtatcaacaacagaatattTTTATGCTCAAGATAAATTATCTGATGCTCAGGTTGAACAATTTCTTATggcattgaatcaaaatataaCCAATACTGCTTCTACTGGAACTTCTGCTGCTACTGCTgtttctaataataatcgaataaatGGCGGTGGTCAAagttcttcttcttctagTCTtgttcgtcatcatcgaccatcatcatcatcgaaaatgatgatgaccataatCAATGGCCAACATCatatcaatgatcatcagcatagtttatcattgataacgcccaacaataataacgattTTCATGTAAATAATAGTCAAAATCATacaaaaatggataaaaataacaTAACTGCATTACGATATTCACAACCACAACAGCGGCCAACatcaatgattaataatcataGGCTACCTGATGATGCTGATCAACAGAATGATCTATCACAATGGTTAAGGCCTGTTTATATTCCACCTaaacgttcatcatcatcgatgattatgatggacccatcatcatcatcaacaacagcatcgAATCAAACATCATCCATTCTATTGTTTGGTTcagatatgatgatcatgtcatcatcaaataatactACCACTATCAAcagcgatgatgatgataaattgaaaaataataatgaaaaaaatttattatccaAAAGTTATGGAAATATATTATTACGAACAAATATAACATTTGAACTTAAAGATGAACAATGGGTTGCACCAATTATTgcattatcaacattgaatatgTTGGTCATTATTgcattcgaatgttttgtcATATATCGAGCTTGCCG CACATGTCCATCTAGACGTCATCTATTCTTAGGTCAAATGTTATTACTTGGTCTATTCCTATGTTCAGCAATGGGCCTTACATTTGTACCGAAATCATCATGGTTAACCTGTACAATGATACGTTCTGGTTTGGGTATTAGTTTTGCCATTGTATATGCAGCATTATTAGTGAAAACGGTATTCCTATTATCATTACATCAAGGCGTTTATCTTAGTGCCGAATATCaggcattattattattttttattattgcaaCACAAGTGGCTATTGATGTACAATGGTTAGCATTTTCACGTTCAACATTAGTTATCGATTATTGGGATGGTTTCGGTCAAGCTGTATATCGTTGTGATCATTCCACACAACATTTACTATGGTCATTAtgttatattatattattaattg cCATTTTAGCCGTGATGACATTCCGCATACGTGGTTATCGTGAAAATCATGGTGAAGCCTTATTTCTTGGTATTGTAGCCATATTACAGatatttgtttggtttgtaTGGACAACCGGTACAATGACCAGTACACCACATTATCGTGATGGTTTTACAGCATTCGGTATTGTGGCTAATGcaacaatgatttttatgataATGTTCTTACCGAAAGGACGACAATTAGCAGCTGTTGGTGGCCGCAGTAGTGGTGGTCATCATTTTGGTgtcaatggtgatgatgatgatggttccggtggtggtggtggtaatgatgGTCACCATCATGCTGTTATGGCTGGAATCCCTggaattgatcaattatcgattggttcatcaccatcaatataTTGTGGTCCACAATCATTTTTACATCTAAAAAGTGGTTCATTATCTGGTAATATGAAagcatcaatgatgaataataataaacaatcatcatatgcaTATCGTACATCGATTGGTACTGTTATTGGTGGTAATCAtggtcataataataataataatcgatcatcaCATGGTTCAATAACACCGGGGGCTACTGCagcatatcatcatttatatcaaaaatttaattacaaTATTCATGGAACCGATACATCATTGACAACAAGTCCAAATGATGGTGGTATTggaacaacatcaacaacattaactGCCAAcaacagtaataataataataataattaccaaTCACGATCAATGTCGAATAGTTTTAGTAGTCATGCTATATTCAATGctaattttcaacaaatacagcaacaacaaccgaattcaatgaatgaacaaaaaatgaaagaatcaaccggcaataatgatggtgacaacaacgataatgatatcagtgatgatgatgatgatgatgaagatccaaattattcaaatttatcaaatataTTTACAACATCAACTTTagcaatgacaacaacaacaacagcaacgacaacggcaacgtcatcatcaaatgatgatggttgttcAAAAACTAGTCCAATTAGTGAGAATAATTCCAAtcatgattcatcatcagcatcggATCACCAGACACGTGCACCGTCCATACCAAAAACCAAACGTCCAACATTAATGAATGGTTTACAACAGCAGCCAATTAAATCACCGAATG